The Psychrobacillus sp. FSL K6-2836 nucleotide sequence GTCCTGCCGATTTTTCATTCATCAGTACTATATTCTGTTTATTATATTGTTTTCTAAGAGAAGCGATAAATTGGGCAGTTGGTTCATATGGTACTACAGGATCCTTTTCTCCATGCCAGAAAAACAATGGTGTTTCAATAAGGTTGTCCGGGTGGTTTGATGCGTCAAAAGTAGATAGGGTGTCGAACATATTTTTTCTCTCGTCTGCATTTAATGGGACTTTAAATCCTTTTTGCTCTACGGAAGCAATTTGTGCTTTCGCAAGCTTTACATAACCAGGTGTTCCCATCATAATGGCAGCAGCATCAAACCAAGGATATGCCGTTAAACAACCTAAAGTAGTAATCCCACCCATAGACGTTCCACCTATACCAATTTTTTGACCGTTTAAATAGCCGCGTTTTTCTAATTCATGTTGAATAAGACCAACTTCTTCAATGGAAGTTAAAACAATTTCCCAAAAGCGTAAACTTATTTCCACTTCATCTAATTTTTCATCTCGTTCTCCATGTAAATGTGCATCTGGTAAAATGACGCGGCATCCTTGTTGAACAAGCTGATATGCGTAATGTAGGTTATGTTCTTTCGCACTTTCAAATCCGTGTAAAAAGATGACAATTGGAGCATCCTCTTTTATTTCTTCTTTATAAATATGTAATAACGGAATGCTTCCCCATGCTTCATTAGTGACTATCATTGATATCCCGCCTTTCTTCTATTATTATTCTACCAAAGTAATTTCACGAGCACAAAGAGACTGATTTCCCCCGCATTAACGGACCAACAGGATGTTGGTCACTCAGGCTGCTGCAGGACGGCAGCGTTATTTGGCTGAGTTCTATTTTCTACCGATGGGGGCAAGATAACCCCACTGTTTTTTCATTTTGACGTTACTCATTGAAAACGATACACTTTAAAGTAAGATAGAAGGGAGTTTTTTTATGAAACCGCATTTAATCGTGTTAGATTTAGATGGGACTTTATTGACCGATGAAAAAGTAATTTCAGCAAAAACTAAAAACATACTTCAACAGGCAAAAAATGAGGGACATGAAGTTATGATTGCCACTGGTAGACCATATAGATCCAGTGAAATGTATTATAAAGAGCTTGGTTTAAGTACACCAATTGTAAACTTTAATGGAGCATTTGTTCATCATCCTAGAAATTCTTCATGGAAAACTTTACATACTCCGATTGATTTAAAAGTTGTAAAACAAGTAGTAGAGGCTGTTGAAAGTTACTCCATCAAAAATATGCTAGCTGAGGTACTTGATGATGTGTATTTACATTATCACGATGAAAAAATACTTTCTGCATTTTCATTAGGAAATCCACAGGTTACAACTGGAGACTTAAAGTCTCTTTTGAAAACTGACCCTACTAGTTTACTAATCCATGCCGAAGAAGATTCAGTCGATTTAGTTCGTCAGCATTTAAGAGATGTACACGCAGAAGTAATTGATCATCGTCGTTGGGGTGCCCCATGGGATGTCATTGAGATTGTAAAGCATGGTTTAAATAAAGCCGTTGGATTATCACATGTATCCGAGTTTTTGAATATTCCACAGGAACGTATTATTGCATTTGGTGATGAAGATAATGATTTAGAAATGATCGATTATGCTGGTGTTGGGGTAGCGATGGGAAATGCTATAAGTCCTCTTCAAACTATTGCCAACGAAGTTACTTTATCAAATAACGAAGATGGTATTGCAGAATTCTTAATAGAAAGATTAAACTTAACTAAATAATAGAGATACAGGAGGATGGGAAATGAGAATATTTGCTGACAGTGCAACAGATTTACCTAAAGCTTTTTTTGAAGATAACAATGTTCTTTTAGCGCCACTTAGAGTTCATATTGATGAGGATGAATATGAGGACATTATCGGTATTGATTCTTCTGAAGTTTACGCAGCAATCCGTGCAGGTAAGCATCCAAAAACTTCACAAGTTTCACCAGAGTTATTTTTACGCTTGTTTGAGGATCTTGCAAAATCTGGTGAAGAAGGATTATATATCGCATTTTCATCAGCTCTTTCTGGAACCTACAGCACGGCTATGATGATGCGTGAGCAATTATTAGAAACGTACCCAGATCTGAAATTAACAATCATCGATTCACAATGTGCATCACTCGGATATGGTTTAGTATTAAAAGAAGCAGTTAAATTACGTGATGCAGGAATGGACAATGCTCAAATTATTGAAAAAGTACGTTTTCATGCAGAGCATATGGAGCATTTATTCACCGTAGAAGATTTAGATTACCTAGCACGCGGTGGGAGAGTTTCTAAAGCAAGTGCATTTGTTGGTGGATTACTTAATATTAAGCCACTTCTTCATGTGGAGGATGGCAAGCTAGTCCCTCTAGAAAAAATTCGCGGACGCAAAAAAGTTTTGAAGCGAATGATTGATATGATGGACGAACGTGGTGATTCGATTAGTGAGCAGTCCATCGCCCTTTGCCATAGTGATGATGAACCAACAGCTCTAGATTTAAAACAAATGATTGAGGAAAGATTTCATCCGAAGAGTATTGAAATACACTCCATTGGCTCTACTGTCGGAGCACATGTCGGTCCCGGAACAATGGGTTTATTCTTTTTAAATAAATTGTCATAAGAAATGCGAAAGCGCCTATGTAGCCCCGACTACGCTGGAACTAGACAGATAATTAATAGAAAAGCATATACTTTCTTAACTCTTAATGATGGAATTTGGGTCTATATTATATGTAGATCCTCTTTTTTATTGGGTGAATACTTTCTCATTGGCTCCACATACTACCATTTACATGGATAATCTCTGTGAAAATGAAAATAAGGAGTGAAATAATGGGAATCTTAAGTGGAAATCCTAAGGAAGATCCTTTGCATTATGGTGAAGTATTTGCTATTTGGACAAATTTAATAATGAATAACGGGCTCATAGCTGCATATCAAACCTTTTATAATCATGCTGGTGATGACGAGTTAAAGGGGTTAATTGAAGAGTGCGTTAAATCAATGGAAGAAGAAAATAAACAAATTGAGAAAATACTTAAGGTAAATGCCGTTGGGTTACCACCTGCCCCTCCTGCTCGACCGGATGCTCGTCTTGAGGATATTCGAGTTGGGGCACGATTTAATGACCCTGAAATCGGCGCAGCATTGGCTAAAGATTCAGCAGCTGGTTTAGTAGCTTGTAGTAAAGTCATGGGTGAAAGTATACGTGAAGATATCGCTATGCTCTACGGCCAATTCCATACTGCTAAAGTACAAATTGGCGCCAAAATACTTCGCTTAAACAAAAGTAAGGGCTGGTTAGTACCACCTCCTCTTCATCATTTCCCAAGTAAAGGGTAGGAATATATAAGTTGCTAGTTCTTTATATATTACATTGAGTTCCGAGTTGGAATTTTGAAAGGTTTCATTGGAAGTATATTCTAAGGATAAATTTTTTTACTGTTCCCGTAGTGCTTTACTACACCATTGCCGTGGATATCGAAAGGCGGGTTATGATTTGTCAACCCGCTTCTCTATTTTCAATAATCTAGGGACCTATGTTTTTCCTTTGCCCTCCAAAAACTTTACGAAAAAGGTTAGTACCTTTTGGGATAATTAAAGAAGATTTTTCCCTCTCAAAGTGGAAGCTCGAAAATACAATTCCGATCTTCATTCCTGCTTCTTTATTGGGTAAAGACTATTTACTCATTAAATTTACTTGAAGAATTACATATTATCTATTTGCTCTCGTTCATCAGCAGTTATGACAGATGGAATTATCTATAATACTATCTTAAACTACATTACCTCTATCCTCATGTTATTTTCCACAAGTAATCCTAGATAAAAGTATAGAATAGTTTTACACTTGTGATTTATGGTGGAATGGACATTTGCCTTGAATTGGCTCAATATCATCACCTATAAAGGATTGCTTCCATTCATTATGTGTTGGGTCGCCAAAGTGGCCGATATCTGGATGCTTAGGTAGCTGATCCCACGCTTCTACACGTTTACGAACCTTTTCACGTGACATAATACCACCTTTTTCAGTTCCTTCTAATCCTTCAAATATTTTGCGAGGTTGGAACCCCAGAACCATCGCATTTCCTAGATGACGTGTCTTTCGTTTCTTATATGCAGGAGCATTTCCAAACACGAAGATTGGCTCTCCATTGAATCGGAAATCCCATAAATAGTGTTCAGGATCCCGAGGACTATCTTCTGGCCATTCAACTTCATCTACTTCATGTAAGTATTGTAGGATTTCCCAAAATTGCTTTCGGTAATCGTCGATCGAACCCTCTTGCTCAAAAGGCTCAACAAACACAAAAAGACCGTGTCTTTTGTATTTTGGTAATTTAAATAAATCTAGAAAGCCTTTTACTGCGGACGGTAGATTACTCCAGTCATCTTGATTGATATAAGCATAGCGGAGCTCACCTTTTAGTTCGCCACTCATTCCAAAAAAACATGGAAACGTTTTATCCGTTACCGTGTTATGAAAAGTTTCGTATTCTTTATAGAGCCAACTAGGCAAGTCAGTTCTAGTATGAAAATCTTCTTTTGATAATAAAGCTTGTTCCTTCGTAATCATACAATCGCCTCCATTAACTTAATTCACATTCTCTTTATATCTATTCTTTACCCCAACCTGAATTTACTGAAACAGCAATGTTCGAATGTAAATATTTTTCACAAATAGGTTATGAAATTAAAAATCAAGGGAATATAAAAGAATGAATAAAGAAATTGGAGGATTACTTATGGTGAAAATAATTCAAGATCAATCTCAAATACATTGTCAAAGTGAATATGGAACACTTCAAAAAGTCTTCTTATGTGAACCTCAATACATGGAAATTAAAGAAGTGATTAATGATGTTCAAAAAAAGTATGTAAATAATAATATTGACCGTTCACTTGCTATTTCGCAGCATCAGATATTTGAACAAACTTTACGGAATGCAGGTGTGGAAGTGATTAAACTGCGACCAAGTAAAGAACACCCAGAACAAGTTTTCACTAGAGATATTGGTTTCACTTTAGGCAATTGCTTATTTATATCCAAAATGGCGAATCCTATTCGTCAAGGCGAAGAAAAAATATTAGCTCATTGGATGAATGAACACGACATTTCTTATAAAAAAGTCTCAACACATTCCATTGAAGGTGGCGATGTAATCATTGATGGCAATCGTGTTTTTGTTGGAGTTAGCGATCGTACATGTAAAAATGCTATTCAATCTTTGCAAAGAGATTTACCAGATTTTGAGATTATACCTATTCCTTTTAACCCAAAATATTTGCATTTAGACTGTGTGTTCAATATTCTTTCTTCCAGTGATGCTTTGATTTTTCCTGATGCGCTAGAACCAAAAATCGTAGATCGTTTGTCGAGCATGTATCATTTAATCGAAGTAAGCGAAAGTGAGCAGTTCTCAATGGGTACGAATGTATTATCTATTGGGCATAATCGAGTATTTAGTTTGCCAATAAATCAGGACGTTAATCGTCAGCTGAGAGAGCATGGATATCAAGTGTTGGAAGTCGATTTCTCAGAAATCATAAAATCAGGTGGATCCTTCCGATGCTGCTCATTGCCAATTATGCGGCATTAAGAAAGACCTGACAAAAGACGCCCAGTCCTTTAAGATCAAAACCTGTTTCTATCGTTTTCCAAGGGCTTTGAACAGACTTTTTGCTATATTATTACCAGTATCTTTTTTCGGTAATCTTATAACGTTTGTCTGTCCGTCGCCCTCCTACAACTCTTAGAAACAGGTAAGTGCGTTTTTGGGTAACTAAAGATAAGATACTTTCCTATCGATAGAACAAGCTTACGAAGATGCAATTTCGTTCGCTATATCGCTTCTTTATGAGTCAAACACTTACTATTTCTCTTTATTTCCACTAGAATAAAAGAAAATCTGCTTTCTTCCCCTGGATGGTTCATTGCTCCCCCTGCGGAGGCCAACAGGATGTTGGTCACGAAGGCGTTGCGATCGCGACGTGGCGCACTTAGCCTTTGTACTCCACCTGAAACGGAAATCAGTCGTATTATTCATTTATAAAAGTGCGTTTAACTCAGTATTTACAGGAAATTTTTTATATACTTTCTCTAAAAAAATAGATTGGTCACCTTATAACAGTGACCAATCTTTTTTTAGTTCTTTGCTTTTTTCTCTTCATCTAATCTGCGTTGCTTGCCTTTTTTCCAAACAATGATCAGGAATAACATAAACAATAAATAAGCAACGGCCATTGCCGCGATATAGGCGCTATTAAGCCCATTGTCTTCGTTAACCTGGTACACTTCGACTATTTCTCTATCTAGTACTAACGGATATGAACCATCATCTGAAGCACGGACTGTATCTGATTCAAATAAACCACGCAGTTCTTTATCTTTCCCTATTACCTCGCTAGAAATGTCGATTCTTTTTGTGCCACTTGTATTGTTAACGACAACTATAAAAGTTTCTTCATCAGAATATCGTTTGTAGACGGCATATCCATCTTTATTTTCTAGCAATTCCATTTTACCAGTTCGCATCGCTTCTGATTTTGTTCGAATGGAGGCCATATCTTTTAAATATTCAATTAGCTCTTCATCTACACGGAAATTCATAATTTGGTGGCTATCTTGTGGATTTTGACCATTCATCGCTATTTCCGTGCCATATGTCATATAAGGCACACCTGGTAACGTAAGTAGTGTACCGATCGCCATTTTAATACGAGTAGGTGGGAACATATTCTCTAAGGCACTATGATATGTAATTCTCTCCGTCAATAAATGATCCACCATTAAAAGACTATTTTCGTTTGCTGAAGAAATAGAATCCGAAGGTAAATCTGTATTTTTGAAAGTGTCTCGGAAATCTAACATTAGCTGTTCTGAATAGTCCAGATCAAAATCAGCCTCTGACTCTTCGAGGGCTATGACATACATCGGTTCTCGTACTTCTTTTACTGCCAAAATTAACTCATTTATAAATGGAGTTGGTGCTCCCTCCAACTCAGACAATTTAACACCATCAATTTTGTACGTTTCTGCAAAATTAACAAGTGTATCAATTAGAGCTTGTTGTACATCAGGATTATTCAAATCTAGATGCATTTGACCATCTTCTTTTGAAAGTATCCAATCACTCTTTTCGTTATCATCAGCCCAGATATGGTTCTCACTATAATTGTTTAGAGGGAATTCAACCATGATCTTTAAATCTTTTTCATGAGATTTGTCTAATAACTCGTTAAATTCTTCAGTTGTCCCAAAGTGTCTTTCCAATTGTTCGAAATCTAAAATTCGCTTACCATCATAGGATTCTGTTGCAAAAACAGGTCCTATCGAGATAGTAGTGAATCCCATATCGCTAATATGTGTCATTTTTTCCATAACACCGAGAAAATCTCCACCTGAGAATGCATTAGGATCTTTTGGATTGACATCATAATCGTTCGTTCCTATTTTATTAAAGTAGCGATCTACATATAGATCATAAATACTTTCGTTATGTATAGAGTTATTCGTTTCTGCATTGCTCACTAGAGTTGTCGATAGGCAAAGACTACTCATAAGCAATCCAGTTATAATCCATTTTGTTAACTTCAAGGTAAATCCTCCTTTGACGCATATACATTTCATTTTATCAAAGCTATGTTTTAATCGCTATCGTTTCGCAATTAAAGCAATAAATATCTATAATAATTCGTCCAAACTGTGACAGGTCGCAAAGTTGTTATAAATGTGTTATTTAAGTGGTTACTTGCTCTTCCTTAGTGAGTACTTGCTCTTTGTCGTTGGTTACTCGCTCTCCTAAGGATTTACTTGCCCTCTGACTTTGTTTACTTGCTCTCATCTTGTATTTACTTGCTTTAGGGAAAAATTATCCATTTCATGACAAACTTTAGTTGTATTTTAGCGACGGTGATGGTTCATCGCTCACCCCGCGGAGGCCAACAGGATGTTGGTCACGAAGGTGTTGCGATCGCGAGGTGGCGCACTTAGCCTTCATTCCTTTGTCACCACCTGTAATGGAAATCACCAGAAATTTTCATTCTTTAAAATATCATGATCCCACTATTCCCGATACCATTTTAAAAACTTTCTTATTTAAAAACAAAAACCACCAATCATTTTGGTGGCTTCTCAGTTTTATGGAATTCTTGAAGGATATGTGATTGGAGTTCACCTGGAGAATCGGTGTTGTTTTTTTGTAGGTTAGCAATGATAAATGATGTGGCTACAAATGCAATCATTAGGACAATTACTAATATTAGCAATGATATTCCCATTTCCTGCTCCCCCTCTCTTCTTACCTCTTTCAAATAGCATAATATCAATAGATTGAAAAGAAGCTTCCACTATGTGAAAGCTTCCCCGTACTTATGCTAAGAAATTTTCGCCCATTGGTAGTTTGAAACCTAGGAATAGGGCGATGAAGAAGAAAACAAACATTAACACTAAAAAAGTTGTGTATGGTTTTCCTTTTGCCTTTTTCACTAAAGTCATTTCCATCATACCAATTACTAATATACCTGCTAGGAATTTTAATCCGTAAAGCATTCCTTCACCGAAGTCCATACCTTTGATGAACAAAGCAACTCCCGTAATAATGATCAGGATGTAGAACAAACGTAAAATCATATGAACTACTTTCGGTTTTGCAATCGCTAATGCTACAAAAAATAGGATTAGTGCGACTACCCAAGTGGTAATGTGTAAATGTGTTGATGCTAAGAAATCCATTTTTCCACCTCAATTATACTTGTAGTTTACTACTATCCTATTTAGTGTACCATGTTACTCGAATTTGTTCACTAATGTACCTATTCCTTCAATCGAAATTTTGACTATATCTCCTGATTTAAGGAAGCGTGGCGGATTAAATCCTTTGCCTACACCTGCAGGGGTCCCTGTTAATATAACATCACCTGGTTCTAGGGTAACCGATTTCGAAATTTCTGCAATAATTTGTTCAACTGAAAATACCATATCGGAAGTTTTTCCGTTTTGACGAATTTCATCATTCACTTTTGTCACGACTGCGAGTTCCTGTGGATTCGGCAACTCATCTTTAGTCACTAAGTATGGCCCCATTGGACAAGATCCATCTAGACTTTTCCCTAAGAAATATTGCTGATGTTTCGTTTGTAAATCACGTGCCGTTAAATCGTTAGCAATTGTATATCCAAAAATATAATCGTATGCTAACTTTGCCGGAATATTTTTCCCTTGTTTACCAATAACGATCGCTAGCTCGCCTTCGTAATCATAGGAGTTTGTTATATCTGCATGAAGTGAAAGAGTTTGTTCATCTGCTGCAATAGAAGTTGGAGACTTCGTAAATACAACAAAATCACTTGCTATGCCACCCATTTCTTTCGCATGGTCAGCGTAGTTTTTACCGACTGCCATAATATTTTTTGGGGTACGTGGAATTGGTGACAACCACTCGATTTCTGTAAAAGAACGTTTAAAATTATTTGGATTTTCAGCCTTTAGAGCAGCTTCTACTAATTTACGAATTTGTTCGACAAAATCCATCCCTAAACGCACACCTTCTAAAATGGTAGTTGGAAAGTCGGGTAATACTTGGAGCGTCTCCTGAATGTGTAAAATATCCCATACTGCCTCTTCTTTTTTGACTTTTGGTCCGAAGTAATTTTTGTCATTTAAACGGTATGATAATAGTTTCATCTAATGGACACTCCCTTAATTGTTTTAATCTATCTCTTAGTCTATTACAAATTGAGTTCCTTTTCATCCTTTTTCGATAAACTATTCGAATAAGTCAGTTTTCTCCACACTATTTCTACAGGACCTTGCTTAAATTTCATAAACCAAATCTCTGCAAATACTATTTGCAAAACGTAAATACCGACAGCCATCCATGTACCTGTGCTTATATCAATCTTTCCGTACAACCCAAATCCGTAAGCATAAAAAATAGTGGTTGCAATAATTGATTGCATTAAATATATTGTCATGGACATTCTACCGACCTTCCCGATTGGCGAAAGTATTTTAGCACCCATCGGAATCAAACAAATCATCGCAATAACACCTGCATAAGCAATCGCTTGGAGTGGGCCACCAAAAGTGTCTTGAACATTCATCGTGAACATATTTGCTTCATTTTGATATGGAATCAGCTTAATCACTGTACCAATTGCAAAAGCAACAACGATCGTAATAATCCAAAAGACTTTTAACTCTCTCGCTCTTTCGATAAGCTTCCATTTTGCTGCTGCTGCACCTAATAATAGGAATGGTACAATTGTAATGAACATAACTAAAAGTACTGCCCCACTCCCATTCATATAAAGCCAATCTTCTAATCGTTGCCAGAAAATATCCAACCATGATCCTTGACCATATGCAAGAACAGATTCTTCAATTGCCTGAATTCCAGTATAAATAATCATGTCATCAGGGCTAAGTTTGTAGGCCAAGTAAATTAAGCCATTAAGTAAACCATTTGGTACTAAAAATAAGAAAATACTAATAAGAAGTAACCAAATTGGCTTCAATCTAATCATGAGTATTAAAACAAATCCTGCTAATGCATACGTTATCAAAATGTCTCCTGCCCAAATAAGAAAAGCATGAATACATCCGATTAATAGTAAAACGGACAATCGTCGAACAGCAAATTTAGAAAAAGCACCGCCATTTGCTTCAGATTTCATAAATTGCATAGCCAAACCGTATCCAAATAACATAGAGAATAGCGGATACACACTTCCTTGTACAAAAATGTCAATCATTTTAAACGTCTCATAATCACTTGGATTTTGATACCAAGTATATGGATTAATATAAATATATGGAGTATGGAAAAACAACATATTCACGACAAATATCCCGAGTAGGGCGAACCCTCTCATAACATCTATTGAAATAATGCGTTCACTTACTCCCGTTGGTTTGATTTGCAAGCTTTCTCCCCCTAAAATGACACTGTTCTATTAATGTCAAATAAGTATAGTACTTTTTCTTTTATCTCTACTTGTAAAATCGCCTCGATTGCCTGTGTATAAAGTGACAATTGAAGTTCGTAGCGTTTTTGCATTTCTTGCTGTAATAACGATTCGTTGTTGACTAGATGTTTTACTTTGTCCGTTTTATAATCCAATAAAACCCAATGCCCATCATCCTCTAAAAATAAACAATCGACGACCCCTTGGATAATTTGTTTGTCGCCATCATCATCCTCTAGGGCATACGTAAAGGGAAATTCTCTCATCACTTCTTTTGCATTTCGCAATCGCATAGCAATATCTGAACGGAAAAAAGGAACCATTTTGTTAGGATCTATAGCAGCCTGTTCAGCTTTCGTTAAAATTTCACGTTCTGCAAGTCTTTCTGCAAAAAGTAGAATCTGCTCTTCATCTTTTTCCTCCTGGAGATCGACGTTTTGCATAAAAGCATGGACCGCAGTACCAGCTTCTGCACCTGTCAATATTGTTTCCTGCTGAAGGAAAAAAGGACGCTTCGCAATCTTTTTCAGGCTAGTAGGTCCAGACATTTGAAAATAGTCATCGTCTGATCGCTCCATAAGCTGCTGAATTTTCTTCATCTCGCTGACTGTTTGTTTTGAACGTTTATGTGTAGCTATTTCATAAGAATAGGGTGTATCGAAACGCAACTGAACTTCCTTTAAATAAGTACTTTTTGCAGGATCTATTAGCTGGTCCAATACAACAGCTTCTTTTTCTTCCTCTAGTGCAATATGTTTTAAGTCATCTACACATTTAGCGACAATCTTCCATTTGGATTCACTATCTACTATATTTGCTTCATTCACATCCGATAACTGACGGAAATTT carries:
- a CDS encoding prolyl oligopeptidase family serine peptidase produces the protein MIVTNEAWGSIPLLHIYKEEIKEDAPIVIFLHGFESAKEHNLHYAYQLVQQGCRVILPDAHLHGERDEKLDEVEISLRFWEIVLTSIEEVGLIQHELEKRGYLNGQKIGIGGTSMGGITTLGCLTAYPWFDAAAIMMGTPGYVKLAKAQIASVEQKGFKVPLNADERKNMFDTLSTFDASNHPDNLIETPLFFWHGEKDPVVPYEPTAQFIASLRKQYNKQNIVLMNEKSAGHAVSRKGLLASMKWLANSLA
- a CDS encoding Cof-type HAD-IIB family hydrolase; this encodes MKPHLIVLDLDGTLLTDEKVISAKTKNILQQAKNEGHEVMIATGRPYRSSEMYYKELGLSTPIVNFNGAFVHHPRNSSWKTLHTPIDLKVVKQVVEAVESYSIKNMLAEVLDDVYLHYHDEKILSAFSLGNPQVTTGDLKSLLKTDPTSLLIHAEEDSVDLVRQHLRDVHAEVIDHRRWGAPWDVIEIVKHGLNKAVGLSHVSEFLNIPQERIIAFGDEDNDLEMIDYAGVGVAMGNAISPLQTIANEVTLSNNEDGIAEFLIERLNLTK
- a CDS encoding DegV family protein: MRIFADSATDLPKAFFEDNNVLLAPLRVHIDEDEYEDIIGIDSSEVYAAIRAGKHPKTSQVSPELFLRLFEDLAKSGEEGLYIAFSSALSGTYSTAMMMREQLLETYPDLKLTIIDSQCASLGYGLVLKEAVKLRDAGMDNAQIIEKVRFHAEHMEHLFTVEDLDYLARGGRVSKASAFVGGLLNIKPLLHVEDGKLVPLEKIRGRKKVLKRMIDMMDERGDSISEQSIALCHSDDEPTALDLKQMIEERFHPKSIEIHSIGSTVGAHVGPGTMGLFFLNKLS
- a CDS encoding DUF3231 family protein, producing MGILSGNPKEDPLHYGEVFAIWTNLIMNNGLIAAYQTFYNHAGDDELKGLIEECVKSMEEENKQIEKILKVNAVGLPPAPPARPDARLEDIRVGARFNDPEIGAALAKDSAAGLVACSKVMGESIREDIAMLYGQFHTAKVQIGAKILRLNKSKGWLVPPPLHHFPSKG
- a CDS encoding YqcI/YcgG family protein, giving the protein MITKEQALLSKEDFHTRTDLPSWLYKEYETFHNTVTDKTFPCFFGMSGELKGELRYAYINQDDWSNLPSAVKGFLDLFKLPKYKRHGLFVFVEPFEQEGSIDDYRKQFWEILQYLHEVDEVEWPEDSPRDPEHYLWDFRFNGEPIFVFGNAPAYKKRKTRHLGNAMVLGFQPRKIFEGLEGTEKGGIMSREKVRKRVEAWDQLPKHPDIGHFGDPTHNEWKQSFIGDDIEPIQGKCPFHHKSQV
- a CDS encoding dimethylarginine dimethylaminohydrolase family protein, with product MVKIIQDQSQIHCQSEYGTLQKVFLCEPQYMEIKEVINDVQKKYVNNNIDRSLAISQHQIFEQTLRNAGVEVIKLRPSKEHPEQVFTRDIGFTLGNCLFISKMANPIRQGEEKILAHWMNEHDISYKKVSTHSIEGGDVIIDGNRVFVGVSDRTCKNAIQSLQRDLPDFEIIPIPFNPKYLHLDCVFNILSSSDALIFPDALEPKIVDRLSSMYHLIEVSESEQFSMGTNVLSIGHNRVFSLPINQDVNRQLREHGYQVLEVDFSEIIKSGGSFRCCSLPIMRH
- a CDS encoding alpha-amylase family glycosyl hydrolase, producing the protein MKLTKWIITGLLMSSLCLSTTLVSNAETNNSIHNESIYDLYVDRYFNKIGTNDYDVNPKDPNAFSGGDFLGVMEKMTHISDMGFTTISIGPVFATESYDGKRILDFEQLERHFGTTEEFNELLDKSHEKDLKIMVEFPLNNYSENHIWADDNEKSDWILSKEDGQMHLDLNNPDVQQALIDTLVNFAETYKIDGVKLSELEGAPTPFINELILAVKEVREPMYVIALEESEADFDLDYSEQLMLDFRDTFKNTDLPSDSISSANENSLLMVDHLLTERITYHSALENMFPPTRIKMAIGTLLTLPGVPYMTYGTEIAMNGQNPQDSHQIMNFRVDEELIEYLKDMASIRTKSEAMRTGKMELLENKDGYAVYKRYSDEETFIVVVNNTSGTKRIDISSEVIGKDKELRGLFESDTVRASDDGSYPLVLDREIVEVYQVNEDNGLNSAYIAAMAVAYLLFMLFLIIVWKKGKQRRLDEEKKAKN
- a CDS encoding YisL family protein; this encodes MDFLASTHLHITTWVVALILFFVALAIAKPKVVHMILRLFYILIIITGVALFIKGMDFGEGMLYGLKFLAGILVIGMMEMTLVKKAKGKPYTTFLVLMFVFFFIALFLGFKLPMGENFLA
- a CDS encoding fumarylacetoacetate hydrolase family protein; translation: MKLLSYRLNDKNYFGPKVKKEEAVWDILHIQETLQVLPDFPTTILEGVRLGMDFVEQIRKLVEAALKAENPNNFKRSFTEIEWLSPIPRTPKNIMAVGKNYADHAKEMGGIASDFVVFTKSPTSIAADEQTLSLHADITNSYDYEGELAIVIGKQGKNIPAKLAYDYIFGYTIANDLTARDLQTKHQQYFLGKSLDGSCPMGPYLVTKDELPNPQELAVVTKVNDEIRQNGKTSDMVFSVEQIIAEISKSVTLEPGDVILTGTPAGVGKGFNPPRFLKSGDIVKISIEGIGTLVNKFE
- a CDS encoding DUF418 domain-containing protein, which codes for MQIKPTGVSERIISIDVMRGFALLGIFVVNMLFFHTPYIYINPYTWYQNPSDYETFKMIDIFVQGSVYPLFSMLFGYGLAMQFMKSEANGGAFSKFAVRRLSVLLLIGCIHAFLIWAGDILITYALAGFVLILMIRLKPIWLLLISIFLFLVPNGLLNGLIYLAYKLSPDDMIIYTGIQAIEESVLAYGQGSWLDIFWQRLEDWLYMNGSGAVLLVMFITIVPFLLLGAAAAKWKLIERARELKVFWIITIVVAFAIGTVIKLIPYQNEANMFTMNVQDTFGGPLQAIAYAGVIAMICLIPMGAKILSPIGKVGRMSMTIYLMQSIIATTIFYAYGFGLYGKIDISTGTWMAVGIYVLQIVFAEIWFMKFKQGPVEIVWRKLTYSNSLSKKDEKELNL